Genomic DNA from Eleutherodactylus coqui strain aEleCoq1 chromosome 8, aEleCoq1.hap1, whole genome shotgun sequence:
agtggccagtaatctacagtaagaacaacctgccggacgtcttccgacattggagctgtacagccctcaatcagaatgtttttagacgtcagacagtggattggaaagggttaaaaccgttATCGTATGTATAGCGCCCTGGAATTAtattattaattatattgtgctaTACGTTCCTGTGAAGTTAATTAGTACTTCGTAACTCCATCACTTCATGTACCTGTCAATCTCCTTGTAACTATCCTTGAAGGTTGCCACATCCTTGAGAATAAGCTATTTCAGGCTCACATCCCTATGCTGATGCTGCTGATATGTGATCTTTCCTACCTCTGCTCCTACATAGTCTCCTCTCTATTTCCATTCTCCCCTACCGCTATAGACTATGCTGTGGGTTCTTTCCTCCTTATACAGTGTGATCCAtcctcctgcaggctctgggTCCTCTCCTCACACCCTCTCTGCTGTGTACAAACTTCTCCTTTCCCTGTTGGCATATCTAACACTCAGCTGAGCTGGCACAGCAAATAATGTCATCTTTGGAGCGACAGCGGTCATGAATAACGTGCTGGCGTATCTATATTAGAAGCAGCAGTGCAGCTGTGTAAGGAGTTGCACAAACTCAGGTATTTTTATTGAAGAttatttagaaagttttttcagTGTGCATTTAGAAAGCAAATTAATACTAAGAAAATTAGTGCAATGATGTTCATgccttttaaaaagaagaatttaaaggTTAAAATGTACAGTAGAAAGACCCAAAACACCAGCCAGCTCCTATTACTGAATAGTAATGTCTGTTACCCACTAGTAATACCCAATATCACTTAAGTGAACCAGTATTGCTAGAAAAATGTCCTATAAAGATTTGAACGTGAAATATTTCCATCAGTCAGAATTTTCATGAACTGATTGTAGGCATTAAAATATAGATAGATCACCAGGACTCAAACAGCCTTGAGGAGGGTTCTAGAAAGTAAATAGTGGCGGTGCTGCCAGCCAAGTAGACCCATCAATAGTGGGTGGACTAAATAACAGTTCACAATCAGAAatactgcgcaaatgtgcactcgAAAAACCAAGAAAAAGAGAACAAGTCACACCGGCAGATATACAAAGCAAGATCTTACTGCGAATAGCACCAGGGGCTAAACGTCAGTACTGACAGAGCACGGAACAACAAAACCGTGAATAGCACCAGGGACTCGACACTGGAACTAACAGACCACGGAACAACAAGACTGCAAATAGCACCAGGAGGCTAGACGCCAGAACAGGCCAAAGAACACCTCATTGTTCACACACAAAGAACATAGAATGGAAAACAAACATAAATCATACTGACAAAAAGacgcacaggacttatccatatagGGGCCTAACACAGAGCACAGGTATGACAGATAAGGAGAGGGAATAGAACAAAGGCACAATCCACACACAGGGGAACAGCACAAATGCTACGCATACCTCCCACCTGAAACTTGTGCATTCTGTTACGTCCAGTTCACACAAGAACTCAGGAACTCAGACGGAACACGaaatgccacacacacacagatataccacACACAGAGGAGTGGTCCAAACGACACGCATACCTCCCACCTGAAACGTGTACATTCTGTTATGTCTTGCACACCCTATGAACTGGTGAACTCAGGTGGAACCGCAGAACTGCGAAAAGGACATCATACTTGCTGACAGGCAAACTCAGATGGAACCGCAGATCTGTTAACTGGACTCCATACCAAGCACTTaaaacactcaccagcatacTTGCACACAtaccagatggaataactatgaaatgtatgaggtattagtttgtattttggccaagatacttaagcccgccaGCCCACTACAAGGGACTtcgttgtctcatgggtccctactccaacgcgacaactaaccccaggaaagctgcctgcatgcagggtgatcgtcctgacaggggtgtccccacgctggaacctagggacctacccaATCCTAGATGATAAACGATACAAAGCAGGACTGAACAAAGCTCACACCAacatgccagggatttgcatacaagaCTGAACActatgcaccctgaacaggacagttcacaccacacgtcCTGCCACATGTACAGACAAGCAGGAACATAACATTGTTCACACCTAGACACTCTGAACAAACAGGGGTAAGGCCAGCACCCTGTAGtggaggagctggtatatatgagcagcagacctgagggattggctggctggagcaatccacagccagccagcacaatcaagcccacctgtgaagctgtgttgCTGAAAACCCATGTAGTAAAACATCCCAGCAGATAACCCTGACACTGGGAAATAATAGCATACAAAAGAACAGAAAAATTTAAATTCCAAAAAAGAAAAGTACAAGATAATAGACCTtaatagttatattgtacattagATTTATGATTAGTTATGTTTAATGAATTCAAAATaggagattattattatttattttgagCGCCAATAATTCTAGGGTATTGTACATATGAAAACTGGGGTTTAAACAGTTTACATATGGAAAACAACATGAACAGTAAATATAGACTAATTGAATACAGAGGACCATGTACGTCAAGGCTTACAGGTTGCTGTGTAACCTGGCAAATGACAGCATGAGTAAAGTGGGAAATAAAGTTTAGCCAGTGATCACCAAAAGATTAGAGGTGGGAGGGTGGGATGCAAAGGGGCCATAATATAATGTGAGGGAGTAGAGAAAGGCCTATTAGAATGGGAGAGAACAAAGGGGAGCCCTATCAGGATGTGGGGGAGCAGAAGGGGGCCTATCAAGATGTCAGGGTGCAGAGGGGGTTTTATGAAGTTGTTGGTGTTCAGAGAGTGCCCTAGCTGGATGTGGGGAAGCAGCGGGAGCCGTGTAGGGATGCATAGGAGTATTTTAAAATTGTGGAGGCACAGAAAAAGCCCTAATAAGATCTAGGGCATAGAGGGCATCACCTGAAATTATGGAGGCACAGAAGGGGCCCTTTTAGGATGTATGAAACACAGAGGATCTCATTTAAAATTGGGAAGCTACAAAGAGGGCCCTATGAGAATATATATGTGCTGATAGGGCCCTATCAGGATGCAGAAGCATGGAGGGGTCCCTATTAGGACGTGGAGGCACAGAGGGAGCCATATTAATGAGTATGTGCCATTACAGAGGGGATCCTATGAGAATGTGGGAGCACAAATGGGACTCTTTGTGGTGTACTTCTTGAAGTGCCAATGCAGTTTTGAATAAGTTGGGGAGCCCAACCCAATAGTCTTTTACCAGTGCTGGCCCATTTCATACAGTTTAAGCAATGTTTCACAGCTTTGTCTTCAAATAATAGAACATATAAAGGGTGTGGTCATAAATCATGATTAAAATAGAGGTAATCCTTTTGGATTCAACGTTTGGATGCATTTTTCCTATGGAGACTGAAAAAGAATGTGATTTTTTAATTAACATATGATGATGCCGCATTTCAGTGAGGGATTTATTCGAGGGttgttgagatatatatatatatatatatatatatatatatatatatataagtattttttctttgcatatttGTCATATATTGACTTGTTAGTTGTCTTGTGTTTATTAAATGACTATGTCACAGTTTGGTCTTTTTTATGTTATAGTGCACTAATGCTTCTTATCCCTGTTTGCAGACTCTCTAAATTGTGATGGCAGGACATGTAGCTTATTTTATAAATCATATGTTGCTTGATTGTAATATTTGcattattttctgttgtcaaggAGCGGTTGGCAGACAGTCATGGGTCCATAGTAGCGTCTTCTGTACCATTGGCCATGGCACACTTGATGCACCATGTCTGCGTATGTTCATTGTCTTTTAGTAGGAGGTTAACTACTCCTTGCTGTTAAGTGTTTAATTTGCTCTCTGGGGTCATTGGCTACTCAGCTAGTCAGTCAGAAAATGTTTGGTTATTTAAACTAGCTCCTCTGAACAGGAGGTGCTGGTCTGCTTAGCATTCCTGCAGTGTTTGGTTTTTCCTGTGTCGGTTTTTCTGATCATCTTTCGTCTGCTGGTCTTTACCCCGTGCTGTTTTTGTCATCTGCTCCTGGGCCCCTGGCCTGTTCCCTTCTTTCACCCAGGGCATTTTCAGGGTTGTCCTTTTGGTGTTACCTTTGGTAATTCACGTTATTGTggtgtatatatttataatatCCTGGCTAAATGTAACATATATCTTATGACTGTTTTCTTAGATGATAGCATGATGTACTTTATGTCTAGTCACACATCTGGCACCTTGAgtattataaatatatttttgttgTCTGTGTTACTTTGCTGATCAGACACTGGCTAGTGGCATGGCACTTCTAACTTTCGGCCCAATAGTGATGAGCATGCACACAATGGTCTTTAATATGCTGAGCAAGACGCTTTCAACATTGAGATGCTCCAAACataattgattttaatttttactcaacccttttttcttgcatgttATCATGAAAAGTAAAAGCCAActcatttattattttatttttattttttgtttgcatATTGCTTTTTACAGTAAATTTATACTATAGCAAAACAATTTACACCACTTCTTGTATTCAATAGAAATGATGGACACGTCTGAAGGAACCAATtctggggttcatggctccccagTCGCTGAATCTCCTGTACTCTCCTGGTCTCAAGTAATACTGCCTTCCCCTGTAGTTGGGTTCCTCATAAAACATCCAGTATCCGTCATTTACTTGGCAGGAGTGGATGTCATTGTAGCGGAATCTATCGTAGACATGAGGGCAATCTTCATTGAACTCCATCATTTGACCTCTGAAGTCTTCTCTCTCATAAATCCTCATTCTGAATGATCCCTGGTGCTGTTATTGGAAAATTAATGGTAAGAAAATGAGAATATTACAAAAGGTGCATCTGCTTATATATCATATGTTTAtacaataaataaattaaaaatagaaaaaatagtaATTGAGACTATAAGTATGCATAGTTTGTAGGGATCTAGAAAATATGGCTAGACCATATGGCTGGAACATTAATGGTATGTCACACCTCAATAAACTTAATAAAACTACCATGgtctcttttttttaatgtgtgttcGTTATTCATTACCTCAGTTTAGTTAATTAGATGCTGTGTTTTTGCAAATTATGTAGCTGCCATTTTTTGATTTTGGTAACTTTTATCTTATTTTATGCTTTTCGTGGGTGTTTTCTGCACTCTGTtcattttagggctctttcagacgAGCCCTGTCCCCGTGTTGTATAGCCGTGAGCAAAGATCACAGCTATACAGCTATAAAGATTGAGTGGACGGGTTAATTAAAGCTACTTGAAATAGCTCGTTGACACAATCCATAGTGCAAagtgcatgctttccagctcccaaaggagcctatggaaagcacgcaccaaagatagggccACAGAGCTAGATGCGGgcatagcatgtcctatctttgagacATGTGAGTGCTTTGCACAATTACAATTCCTGCatctgaacacttctataggaaacaattgttCCCTAATAgtgcctgtgtaaaagagcccttatagTTACAAAAACTCCATTCACACACATATACTAAATTTGTATAGATTTTtagcattttaaaaaatcctggcTCATTGACAAACGTCTAGTTTATTTGTCagaacaaaatgtatttattggaCTACTAAAAGTGTAATTCAGGCAAATGAAAATAATGGACACTTTtcctgttgttgttgttagccctCAGTGACCCTAAAAATGATCCCCCGCCATGTTTTTCGGTTACACTTTTCCTAAATGTGTACAATTTCTTAGTAATTATCtttaatgctttttttaaatagaatAAAAGCAAATAGATAAGTAAATAAATCTGCTTCTGCTATGGTGGATTAAAGAACAATGAATTACAATAATTGAGATAACCTGGCCAACTAGAATGTTATAATCACTTAACTGGCACGTAACTCTATATAGCAATGATGTAAATATATTACCTGAGGGCTCAATCGGCAAGACCTAATGGAGTCATTATAACCCATCCATTGCTGGAAATCAGAATATTCTCCCCTGTGAAGGAAATACTGGTGTCCTCTGTAGTTGGGATGTTCATACAAAATCCAGTTTCCACTATCTACACGGATGGAGTTACAACGTCTGAAGTATGATGAGAGGTCAGAACATTCAGAGTTACACTCATGGGAGCTACCCTGGAAGTTCCTGTCTTCATAAAAGATAATctataaaatggaaaaagaaaccaGAAGAGttattgaaaaagaaaataattttaatagtCTTCATTTTTCTAGAACAGAAATATGTTTTTTTGCCAATTGAAAAAAATGCTATGGGTAAGGGAGAAAGCACAATGAAGACAactaaagcatacctgagttttcagcaagttttctaaaatacaccaggttctccttacacactcatttgctgctgtttatacCTTGTTTCATGCCTGTAACTACTGATTTTCAGGTAGTCTTCCTCATTTTTCTGCTGTTCTGCTGTTTGCAGTCCACTTTCAGGTGGGGGGAgggtgtagcaagcctagcattctgccagtagttcactgtactGCATTTCCTTTGATtttcttcccatgctgcattgcattgtTTCTGATTCAATCAGCAGTGAGGCAGTATCTAAATGCccgcccctctgctttcccagcaTAATCAAGCATTTAGAGTAATTCTGGCCAAATAGTTATTGAgcccactataatgtgtgtaatgtgtgacacacacacacatacatactataACAGCAGGAGACAGAGACTGTTGAGAACATTATCACAATGTCTGCAGCCTCTGAGTACAGGGGAGCTGCCTGAGAAGATAGCCCCTTCCTTTATTGAGAACTTGGAAGAAAGACCCATAGTGGCAGCCAATTCAAACATGTGGCAACTAAATTTTAATACAagcatattacagaaatgatgagactaacacaagctagacgatgagcagaagttgtctgaaaagttagtactCCTTTAAGGGAATCAAAATAATTAAGAGAATATTCTAGCCTAAATGGAAACTTGCCTAttgtctacagatgtagcagcaccaAGCTGAGATATTGTAGTTTACCTACATTGTTTGCAGACGGCTgcagccattgtaaagcaatggctACAGAAATAGCGTAGTTCACAGAACAAATATTTGGCACATTGAACGTTTGTTTTGTGATTGCTATATCTGTATTTAGTTATGTCCGTAACTAATCTATCATTATTGTTACTGCATTTTCCAACGTTTAATATAACCAAATACAGTAGCTGTGGTTTCCATAATGCAATACTTTCCAGACAATTTGTCAGTCATATGCTACATACTTAAATAGTTTTTATGGCCGAGGATCCAGATGACAAAGGGAGAAGCGGttcttaactgcttctgccttgtcCTTTTCTGGCTATATAGCGTTCAATAagagctatgtactaaagagtgaaagtgaaagtattacttccactatgtgacccagTCTTCACGTGCCCACCAAGTGCCTTCTGTCAtagaagagctgcagggtcttagcagacgctgatcagctctgttagtgactattgttacTACAGTGGGATCTTTTCCCCTGTAatttgggctcctatggatgttgcAGCTACAGTCaaaaactgtgaaataaaaaaacaaaaaaacaaaacaatgtgaatttcccccagaggtcttatatggtgttatgggggacatagatggtaaaaaaaatagttaccaaaataagtttaaaaattttacagaataaaataaaaatatatacataataaagaaaatgacccacagcTGAcagcaaccaaaaccgtcaccacatgtttcctgtaatccaaaactatacaaattatatatcaaaaccttCCCCATTCTCTGTACAGCTGAGTAAGCAAATAACAATGTGCAGAGAAAAACAGTTAGGGGCTACAACTCGGAATCAGCCTAGTGGCCCTTTCATTATCAGGTTCAGTGTAGATCCCAGAAGTCATATCATACCAATATCCCATCATTTTACAAATTGCGAATAGCCTTTTAATTGGCAATTCAAGAGAATACGTCACAATGTATTCACCCCCACACTGCTTCCAACATTGTTTTGTGAAAGAGAGGAACAAACAGCTTAAGGTTCATTTACACAACCAGAGATTTTCGAGcacaactcacatcagacagcacttggacatcctgtccatgtgctgtccgatttgCTGAACACAGCACATTGCCATGTACTATTTTCATTTGAAAATCAGACAAgcataggatatgctgcaattctttttttttactcggaCTGTTAGTCGGAGTAAAGGAAAGGCAGTGTGCAtatacccattcaaatgaatgggtgttaTTTTTGTCCGATTTTTGGACCGATTTTTAGACTCTTGGTGGGAGAGGAAACATGTTAGATATTGATGTAAATGCTGCCTTTTCTTATTTAGGTGTATTGGTTCTCTCAGTTCCAGATTAGGGTTATTTTCATGGCTAAAAAGTGACAAATCAGGGCTGTTTTAACAGATTTAAAATTTCTGCCAATGTTTTTCAGTCTAGATGAACCACCAATATTTAAATTGGTTTAGAGATAAATAAAAGTATTACTATATAATCCTATgcaaataattgtatttttaaatCAAGCTCGTTAACGAATCTAATATGAAGATTTCGATACTTGCAAAATACTAATTTTCTTTTGTGTCAATTATAATTTACAAGGTATTTAAGTTATCTCCTCACCTTTCCCATGTTGCTCAATAGTCTGGTCAGGTTCAGTTGACTACAATAACTGGAAGTAGGAAAGACGCCTATATATACCCAGTCTACACTATGCAAACCATGCATTGAGTTTTCGCCTACTAATCAAAATCAATAGCATTTTTTGTCTTTACTGAAGATTGTTCAGGGTTGTGAGTGACTATTGTAATAGTCTTTGCATGCACTGGTATTCAATAGCTTAGCCCAGAAAGCCAGAACATTGTGTAGCACACCTAAACAAAAACTTTGGCTTCAAAGGTTTGTATTGAGCATCAGCTGGTTTCACAAATGCCTTATCCAAAGTAAAATCACATGTTTTAAGAACAAAAGTGCTGTGCAAATAGTTCCTTAGAAACTAAAATATGTTTCATTCAAACATTGCTTAATGAAGATAAAAGTCATAAACATGCAGTAATTAAAGGATTATGTTTCAACACAGGTTGGCATAGCAAGACATTCAAACGTCACAGAGAGCAAAACTGAATCAATATGGAAGCAATACTTCAAGCAATGCAGAACTCAATTGTTGCATATGGTGCATTTATAGAAATCTCATTTGTATTTTGCATTTAGGAAACACATTAATTACACTTAGGACTTATTTTCATTTTCTAAGTTTCAACGTCATCATATTTTGGGTATAAGGTTCACTAATAGAAACCTCTCCCTCAAGATTTTACAAACAACTTTCGTGTGTCTCTATTAATAAATGCTTAGCCTGTGGGGGGAACTCATTCTTTTCATGGCAGAAGATGATTATTAGTACCAAGAGTTTTTGTCTGTGCCTGTGATTGCCAGTAGGGGCAAGTTAATCTAAGTAAAAAAATTCCATCATAAACTCttgaaaaaacattttggaatTATGTGAAAAACTCCAATGTGCTTCTCAAACAAAAAGGTTGCCCACATTGGATGTCAATGTGTGGCATCTATTTGTCATCAAAGAGGTCTAAGACATAGCACTAAGAGTTCATATAAAGCTGTTCCTATTCTACACCAAAAGACATCGTTCACAAAAAGTACTATAAAGTGCTGTAAGTACACTATTGGTTCTAAGGTTTAGTATTGCCTCCACTGGTAGAAACAACCTACCATACAGCAGTTGTTGCTTATAAATGTCTAACAGCCTCTGTTATTAACTAAGAATTTTTTCCTACTCCACCATTGAAATTTTTTTCAGCTGAGATGTCTTAGAGGTTTCTTGCAGTGTTTCGAATCTCTGCAGGATAAGACAGCCACATTGCAGGTGCGGACGGCTCTCCGCATCATCGGAAGAAAGAACAACGACCAGCTCcattgacggtcatgtgttctttcttccggcggtgcagatATGGCGGTGCAGTGCGGCCGACTTCtttgtgcaggaacacgggcgcatcggtgctcggatacacccgtgtgactgagcccttactgaatCATTTCAATTCCTGAGAATAGTTACTGtattagtttaaccccttgagtggcgggtttcctaccaccctgtcgtgcccaccagggcaggttttttaaaatggtctaatcattgaatttcaactaattttgcagttgcgtctcaagagccataattttttcatttttccattgacatggccatataaaggcttgttttttgcgggacaagttgtgatttttttaaacaggggggaggaaaaaatagaaatggggaaaaaagaaaaaaggggccatgtcattaaggggttaaataatgtattaacttccttctctgggtcattacgacacacacagataccacatgtgtgattgtatttttgattttttacaaagtaaagggagacaagtgtttttataatttttttttttatttttatttaattttttttttgtccctttaggggacttccacagggacccatcaggaccccctgatcacattccgggggtccgatggtgacagccctttacatgctgcagtgacagccctttacatgctgcagtcacatagactgccgcatgtaaagggttaacacagcagagatcggaggttttctctgatctctgctgtaagagctggtacctagctgtcctctcacagccaagcaccaagctctccctgccacagagaccattggcttgcttctgacaagccgatggtctctatggcaacctgtaaacaaagcaggagattgccggcagatcggcaatatcttctgctggtttttcaaagtccttgctttgttctctgtgggtctgtgcaggcagagcacactgtcacagcttgtggcattgtgctctgcagctcccgtagtgatacatagcccggaaatcttccgggctatgtccctatgagcagtggagctcgtcccggaaaatttccgggcatgccactcaaggggttaagtgatgTTCTAAGTCAGTCAGTACAAATGGATGTGGTATAGAAATATACCATAATATATCACATGTAGCACAGCTAACACATCTCACGCTTTCCTTGTTGTTTTAAATTCTACAAGCATCTTACTGTAAAACAGATCTTAAAAGAGGCACAGTATATCTAGGTTGGTAAGTTGATACTGTTGGAGATAAGAATGTATCTGTAGATACTTATATAAGTCATAACTTGGCAAATTGTAGATAGTTACCAATTGTGAAAAGTGCCCAGAGTGTAATCCTTATGGATTCGGTTTTTaagttgtaagtgaggaataCAATATTCAAGTATTTCTAGTGGTAATtgcattttcctgcattttgtggTCTTACTAGTTTTCTGAATACAATAAAGCCATATCTGAATGAGGACATTGAGTGTGGGTAATTTGAGTAGAGGGCGAGTTGTATAAAAATGATATTCtaggaagaaaaagaagggatCTGTCATTATTCATATGGTATTCTATACAGGGTCAGGTTGAATCCTGGAAGTGAGGCCGGAGTTGGTTAAATGTAATAGCAAAAACATAATGAGTTAAATTTGGAACTCCCAAACCACCATTTTTCCTGTGGCAATAAAGAATGGAGGCTGCAACTGAAATTAAGCATCTGGGATCAGAATTTTCTTAATAACAAATTTGGTGTAGGGATAGTTAACATACTAAAATAATACAAGATTTTGGGCAGAATCAGCATTTCATAGCAAGCTATATGGCGCATCCATGACAGTTCTATCATGGCAAGATGGTTAAGTTTGTTTTGAACAGTGTAAAGTAATGGTAAGTAGTTACAGTTTGCTAGTGTGGTAAAGGAGAACAGAACTAGATACCAAGATAGGGGATCCTGTTCTCTTGGCATTGAAAAGAAAATTCTGGCTCCATGGAAGCTTTTAGAGATGTGGGGATATGTATACCTAAGATTTGAGATTGGCTCATGCTAATTTTATAGTAGGAGACCTGATCAAAATAAGACAATGTCTCTGATATTGTGCACAGTGATGATAAAGGGGCTGTGATGGACAAAATTACATCATCTGCATAGAGCCCCTTCTTATGTTGCCTAAGTTCAATGAGTATGCCTCTAATATTAATATTCAATCTAATCGATTCAGCAAGAGGTTCCATCACAACCATAGATAA
This window encodes:
- the LOC136577540 gene encoding gamma-crystallin-3-like isoform X1; protein product: MGKIIFYEDRNFQGSSHECNSECSDLSSYFRRCNSIRVDSGNWILYEHPNYRGHQYFLHRGEYSDFQQWMGYNDSIRSCRLSPQHQGSFRMRIYEREDFRGQMMEFNEDCPHVYDRFRYNDIHSCQVNDGYWMFYEEPNYRGRQYYLRPGEYRRFSDWGAMNPRIGSFRRVHHFY
- the LOC136577540 gene encoding gamma-crystallin-3-like isoform X2, with the translated sequence MGKIIFYEDRNFQGSSHECNSECSDLSSYFRRCNSIRVDSGNWILYEHPNYRGHQYFLHRGEYSDFQQWMGYNDSIRSCRLSPQGSFRMRIYEREDFRGQMMEFNEDCPHVYDRFRYNDIHSCQVNDGYWMFYEEPNYRGRQYYLRPGEYRRFSDWGAMNPRIGSFRRVHHFY